In Musa acuminata AAA Group cultivar baxijiao chromosome BXJ3-11, Cavendish_Baxijiao_AAA, whole genome shotgun sequence, one DNA window encodes the following:
- the LOC135652428 gene encoding uncharacterized protein LOC135652428 translates to MNGRERPPRTLNPAFAGRGFRSRHGGKVLLPLLDAAPSSVRLASSRGSWWGKKTSWWSTAMARLLRSASFKRAFFSSEKYGPEIRGANIQFYNFSSKGKSKSKPVGTETGENNLSKKDLALQQALDQILTSYGKGSIMWLGRSAAPKEVPVVSTGSFTLDMALGIGGLPKGRVVEIYGPEASGKTTLALHVIAEAQKNGGYCAFIDAEHSLDPALAKVIGVNTDNFLVSQPDCGEQALSLVDTLVRSGSVDVVVVDSVAALVPKTELDGEMGDSHVALQARLMSQALRKLTHSLSQSQTLLLFINQVRATMKTFGFGGSTEVTSGGNALKFYSSVRLNVRKFGLVKKGDETLGSNVLVNIVKNKHAPPFKTAHFELEFGKGISRESEMVELGCKHNFITKRGAVYGFDGKSFRGKDALKRYLMENQGVQEELTMKLREKLWNNNADNTEGGTLDGASDAADDTVAIV, encoded by the exons ATGAATGGGAGGGAAAGACCGCCCCGCACCCTAAACCCTGCTTTCGCTGGGAGAGGGTTTCGGAGCCGTCACGGCGGAAAGGTTCTACTTCCCTTGCTCGACGCCGCTCCTTCTTCTGTAAGACTTGCCTCTTCTCGGGGTTCTTGGTGGGGGAAGAAGACTTCTTGGTGGTCGACAGCCATGGCGAGGCTTCTCCGGTCCGCTTCTTTTAAGCGAGCCTTCTTTAGCTCAGAG AAATATGGGCCAGAAATCAGGGGAGCTAATATCCAATTCTACAACTTTTCTAGTAAAG GAAAAAGTAAATCGAAGCCAGTTGGAACTGAAACTGGTGAAAATAACCTGTCGAAGAAAGATCTGGCTTTACAGCAAGCCTTGGACCAGATTTTAACTTCGTATGGAAAAGGCTCGATCATGTGGCTTGGCCGTTCTGCTGCTCCTAAAGAAGTTCCTGTTGTGTCTACAGGATCTTTTACATTGGATATGGCATTGGGAATTGGAGGTCTTCCGAAG GGCCGTGTTGTGGAGATATATGGTCCAGAAGCTTCTGGAAAAACTACACTTGCTCTTCATGTTATTGCAGAAGCACAGAAGAACGGAG GTTATTGTGCTTTCATAGATGCAGAGCATTCTCTGGATCCAGCGTTGGCAAAGGTTATTGGTGTTAACACtgataattttcttgtttcacaGCCAGATTGTGGTGAGCAGGCACTTAGTCTCGTCGATACTCTAGTTAGGAGTGGCTCAGTTGATGTTGTGGTTGTAGACAGT GTGGCCGCCCTCGTACCTAAAACTGAACTTGATGGTGAAATGGGAGATTCCCATGTGGCACTCCAAGCAAGGTTGATGAGCCAAGCTCTTCGCAAGTTGACCCATTCACTTTCCCAGTCGCAGACACTCTTGTTATTTATTAATCAG GTTAGAGCAACTatgaagacatttggatttggtgGGTCAACAGAAGTGACCTCTGGCGGCAATGCCTTAAAGTTCTATTCATCTGTTCGCCTTAATGTCAGAAAATTTGGCTTGGTTAAAAAAGGCGACGAG ACTTTGGGGAGCAATGTCCTGGTGAATATTGTGAAGAATAAACATGCCCCTCCATTTAAGACAGCACATTTTGAGCTCGAGTTTGGCAAGGGGATCTCCCGTGAGTCAGAGATGGTAGAACTAGGTTGCAAGCATAACTTTATCACAAAACGTGGTGCTGTCTATGGTTTTGACGGAAAGAGCTTCCGTGGAAAAGATGCCCTTAAACGCTATCTCATGGAGAATCAGGGGGTCCAAGAAGAACTAACGATGAAGCTGAGGGAGAAATTATGGAACAACAATGCTGATAACACGGAGGGTGGCACCCTAGATGGAGCATCTGATGCAGCAGATGACACTGTTGCCATTGTATGA